A region of the Candidatus Kryptonium sp. genome:
TTATCAAGAGGTTTTTGCTTTGTTAAGCTATGAGGCCCTTGATAAAGTGAAGAACTGGTTAAGTAAATTGATAATTATGGATGATGTTAAAGTTGAGGACATAACTGATGATTATGTGATCATTTCAATTTTTGGTTCGGATGTCCATAAGGCAGTGGAAGATGATTTTAAAGTTGATCATAAGCGTTTTACAGATATATCAAAGATGACGACGCATAATTTCGTTCAGGGTTTTATATTTAACGAAGAAGTAATTCTATCAAGAACAGATGAATTTCTCGTCCCTGGGTATAATCTCATTTTCAGGTCTGCTATTGCTATTGATGTGTGGAGAACATTACATAGAAAAGGTCTAACGCCAGTTGGAAGGGAAATTTTTGAGGTGTTCAGAGTTGAATCTGGGATTCCTGCCTATGGGAAGGAGATAACTCAAGATTACAATCCTCTTGAAGCAAATCTTGTCAAATATGTGAGTTTCACAAAAGGCTGTTACATTGGACAAGAGGTGATCTCAAGAATTGATTCTTACAAAAAGCTACAGAAAAAACTCGTTGGATTTATAATAGAGAAAGGGAAAAGCAGGGAGAGAATTTATGAAGGTTCATCCGTGTGCATTGGTGGTGAGGAGGTTGGTAAATTAACCAGCATCGTGTATTCATATGGATTTCAAAAGTTGATTTCTCTCGGTTATATCAAAATAAATCACGCTATCCAGGGGGAAAAAGTTGAAATTAAGTGTGATGATGGAAGTAATACCGCCACCGTTATTATTCCTCCGTTTTCAATTTGAAAACAAAATCTCAAAATCAAGATGGAGCAAATAGTTATAAAGGGTCAAACAAAGGAGGAGATATATTCAGAACTTTTGCCACAAATAAAATCTCTGATTGAGGATGAACCTGATCTAATTGCAAATCTTGCGAATGTTTCATCTGCTTTAAAGCAAGCATTTCCTTCTTTTTCTTGGGTTGGTTTTTACCTAATGAAGGGAAATGAACTTGTCCTTGGTCCATTTCAGGGAAAACTTGCTTGCACGAGGATAAAAATTGGTTCGGGCGTATGTGGGACAGCAGTTTTAAAAAAGGAAACGATAATTGTCCCAGATGTTGAAAAATTTCCAGGGCATATTTATTGTGATCCTGATTCAAAATCTGAGATAGTTGTTCCATTGATCAAAGATGGTGAGGTTCTCGGTGTTCTTGATATTGATAGTTATGAATTAAACAATTTTGATGAAGTTGATAAAATTTACCTTGAGAGACTTGTCAGTTTGTTGATTTCAAAATTATAAGGTGATGTCAAAAATGGGTTCAAAGGTTGCACTTATCACTGGTTCTGGAAGGAGGTTGGGAAGGCAAATTGCGATTGCCCTTGCCCAATCTGGTTTTGATATAGTTGTTAATTATAATCAATCAAAAAATGAAGCGGAGAAAACGATAGATAAAATAAAAGATCTTGGCAGAGAAGCGATCGCTATAAAAGCAGATATCACGAAAAGCTCGCAAGTAAAAAAGATGGTTGAAAAAGCTATTGAGAAGTTTGGACAAATAGATGTCCTCGTGAACAATGCTGCTATTTTCCCTAAACCAGTTAAGTTTTGGGAGATAAGCGATGAACTTTGGGATCATGTGCTTAATACAAACTTGAAAGGACAATTTTTATGTTCAAGGGAGGTAGTTAAGTTCATGCTTGAGAGAAAAAAAGGGAAAATAATTAACATTGCTTCACTCGGTGGTTTGCAAGTTTGGACTGAACATATAGCTTATAATGTCGCAAAGGCTGGATTGATAATGTTAACTAAGGCGATGGCGAAAGCACTTGCGCCGTATATAACTGTGAACGCAATTGCCCCTGGAACTATAATAATTCCCGGAGAGGAATCTGGCGAGATTAAACATATCCCAGAGCATAAGATTCCGCTGAAAAGATATGGAAAGCCCTCCGATATAACTGACATGGTTGTATTTTTGGCAACCAAAGGTGATTATATAACTGGTCAGGTTATCTTTGTTGATGGTGGAAGGTCAATTTTATAAACAAAATTAAAAATCGTATGTCAAAAGAGAACATTGAAAGAGATGAGGAAAAATTAATCGCAAATGCAAATAGGCAACCTGTGAAAGCGTATAAAAACCTAAAATTTTTGAACAGCCCTGATGCGAGGGTGTTGAGAATCCTCGCAGAATATCTTGAGCCATTGTCAAGATTTAAGAAATATCAAATTGTTGATACGATCGTTTTCTTCGGCTCAGCAAGAGCAAAACCAATGAAAGAAGCTAAGGCAAGATTGCGGGAGATTGAATCTGAAATAAAAGAGTTGGAAGCGAAGGGCAAAGTTGTGCCACAAAGTTTGATTGATGCGAAGGCAAAGGCAGAAATGGATGTCTTCATGGCAAGATATTACGAAGACGCGGTTGAACTTGCAAGATTGATAACGGAGTGGTCAAAAGGACTTAGCGATGCGAACGGATATCGCTTCGTTGTTTGTTCTGGAGGTGGACCTGGGATTATGGAAGCGGCAAACAGAGGAGCCAGTAAAGCAAAGGGTTTAAGTATAGGACTTAACATAAGCTTGCCATATGAGCAAAAGCCAAATCCATACATAACAAATGAGCTTGCTTTTGAATTTCATTATTTCTTCATGAGAAAATTTTGGTTTGTCTATCTTGCTAAAGCGCTGGTCATATTTCCCGGGGGTTATGGGACTCTTGATGAACTTTTTGAAGTCCTTACACTTCTTCAAACTAAGAAAATTAAAAAGAAATTGCTTGTCTTGATTTACGGAAGCGAATACTGGAAAAAGATAATTAATTTTGATGCGATGGTTGAATATGGCGTGATAGATAAAGATGATTTGAAACTTTTCAAATTTGCCGACTCGCCTCTTGAAGCGTTTGAATACCTGAAAAATGAATTAACAAAACATCACTTGTGATCTCAGAGGGATACATAGTTTCGCTTGTCAAACTTCTTGATGATGAAGATGCCTCGGTTTCTAAAATTGCTTACGAGAAGCTTCTAAATTTGGGGAGCAATGCGCTCCCAATGCTTTTAAAGATTAAAGATGTTGCGAGTGATAAAGCCAAAAGTTTATTGCTTGAGATCGTTGATGTTATAAGATATAGAAAATATGTTGACGATGTTATTTCGTTTTTCGCTGCTCCTGAAAAAGACATTGAAAAAGGTTCCTTCCTTGTTGCTAAGTTTGCTTATTCCGAAGTTAATTTTAAGCATTATTCAGAGATACTTGATTTAATGGCAGTTGAATTGAGAAAGAGGATTTACACGAAGGAAAATTTTTATGATATCGTTGAAACGGTGAATAAATTCTTCTTCGTTGAACAAGGTTTTAGGGGAAATATGGAGAATTACTACGATATTGATAATGCTTTGATAAATCGCGTCATAGACAGACGTCTTGGTATACCGATAACTCTTTCCCTGATTTATATACTTGTTGGAAAAAGAGTAAATTTGCCTGTGTGTGGTATTGCAATGCCAGGTCATTTTATTGTAAGATATGAGTCAAATGGTTTTGAGATTTATGTTGATCCATTTGATAGTGGTAGGATAATGACAAGAGCGGAATGCGAAAAGTTTGTTTCTCAAATTGGTTATTCGGAAAAAGATATTTATTTTAAACGCGCAACGCCAGAGTTGTTTGTAAAGTTAATGTTTGAGAATCTTGCACTTGCTTATAAAAGCAACGGGTATATTGCGAACGCTCAAAGGTTAATTGAGATAATAAAACTAATTGAGAATTTCAGATGAAAATCTACACGAGAACAGGAGATGATGGTACGACATCACTTTTCGCGGGTGGAAGAGTGAAAAAGGATAATCTTAGGGTTGAAGCTTACGGGACTATTGATGAACTTAATGCGATCCTCGGGATCGTTAGAGCAATTTCAAAAGATAGTATGATCAACGAGATAATCGTAGATACTCAAAATCTGCTTTTCATACTTGGCGCTGATCTCGCAACTCCAATGGGGGTTGAAAATATCAAGGTGAAAAGAATTACGAAGGATGATGTTGAAAAAATTGAAAAGTTTATTGATAAGATAGATGAAAATCTTGAGCCGTTGAAGAATTTTATACTTCCTGGTGGAACTTTGCTTGCTTCTTTTTTGCATCTTGCGCGAACTGTCTGCAGACGCGCTGAACGAAGAATAGTTTCTTTTTCTGAAAAAGAGAAAATCAACGAAAATGTGATACCATTTGTTAACCGCCTTTCGGATTTACTTTTTGTGCTTGCAAGATATGCGAACAAAATTGAAAATGTTGATGACATAAAATGGACAGGATAAAACTTCTCTCGCCGGCGAAGATAAACATCGGATTAAGAGTTTTAAGAAAACGAGGCGATGGTTATCATGATATAGAGACGATTTTTCACGAGGTGAAACTTTATGACGAGATTGAAATTGAAATCTCCGATTATGTTGAATTAGAAACTAATTCAAGCGATGTGCCGGTCGGTTTTGAAAATCTGTGTTTGAAAGCTGTCAGAATTTTCTTGGAAAGTTTTGGTGTTCATTCAGGGGTGAAAATTTATCTTAAAAAGAACATACCAGTTGGAGCTGGTCTTGGTGGGGGAAGCAGTAATTCAGCGACCGTCTTGAAAGGGCTTAACATTTTATTTGGGATCGGTGCTGACGATGAACATCTAAGCGAGCTTGGAAGTTTGATCGGCTCCGATGTCCCGTTTTTTATAAAAGGTGGAACTGCCTATGCAACAGGTAGAGGTGAGATAATTGAACCAATTGATGTTGAAATTCCTTATAAAATTGTCATTGTTTATCCTAATATTAAAGTTTCAACTGCGTGGGCATATGGAAATTTGAAATTGAGGAACCATGAAGGCAAAGAAAGTTTGAAAAAAGTTTTGCTTGAAAACATTGATAAGCCCCATATTTTGAAAGAATTGGTCACAAATGATTTTGAGGAGATCGTTTTTTCGCATTTTCCAATTGTTGGTGAGGTGAAGGAAAGGTTTTATGAGCTTGGTTCTGTTTTCTCGCTTATGTCTGGCAGTGGCTCTGCGGTTTTTGGATTTTTTGAAGAGATAGGTGAAGAGAAACGAAGAGAAATTTTGAAGGTGTTCTCTGGATATCAAGTTTTCATATTGAGTTGAAAAATTTTGCGAATTTTTTTAGTTTATCTTTGAAAATTTACAATTTAATTTGAGAAAGCAATGAACCTTACAGATGAAGAAAAAATTGAACTTTTAAGGATAGCTCGCAACTCAATAGTAAGTGTCGTCAATGGTGGGGATCTTCCAGAAGTGGAGCCAAAGACAGAAAATTTGAAAACTCCGTGCGGGGCTT
Encoded here:
- a CDS encoding aminomethyltransferase family protein; this encodes MKQTPLYEIHLDLGAEFGIYSDWELPKHYINPIEEYKAIKNLSAIIDRTYLGKLRIYGKDAIDFLNRISTNDLRGLSPGMGVGTVLTDEKGKMIEVLTLYILKATEDYQEVFALLSYEALDKVKNWLSKLIIMDDVKVEDITDDYVIISIFGSDVHKAVEDDFKVDHKRFTDISKMTTHNFVQGFIFNEEVILSRTDEFLVPGYNLIFRSAIAIDVWRTLHRKGLTPVGREIFEVFRVESGIPAYGKEITQDYNPLEANLVKYVSFTKGCYIGQEVISRIDSYKKLQKKLVGFIIEKGKSRERIYEGSSVCIGGEEVGKLTSIVYSYGFQKLISLGYIKINHAIQGEKVEIKCDDGSNTATVIIPPFSI
- a CDS encoding GAF domain-containing protein, with amino-acid sequence MEQIVIKGQTKEEIYSELLPQIKSLIEDEPDLIANLANVSSALKQAFPSFSWVGFYLMKGNELVLGPFQGKLACTRIKIGSGVCGTAVLKKETIIVPDVEKFPGHIYCDPDSKSEIVVPLIKDGEVLGVLDIDSYELNNFDEVDKIYLERLVSLLISKL
- a CDS encoding 3-oxoacyl-ACP reductase FabG; its protein translation is MGSKVALITGSGRRLGRQIAIALAQSGFDIVVNYNQSKNEAEKTIDKIKDLGREAIAIKADITKSSQVKKMVEKAIEKFGQIDVLVNNAAIFPKPVKFWEISDELWDHVLNTNLKGQFLCSREVVKFMLERKKGKIINIASLGGLQVWTEHIAYNVAKAGLIMLTKAMAKALAPYITVNAIAPGTIIIPGEESGEIKHIPEHKIPLKRYGKPSDITDMVVFLATKGDYITGQVIFVDGGRSIL
- a CDS encoding TIGR00730 family Rossman fold protein, coding for MSKENIERDEEKLIANANRQPVKAYKNLKFLNSPDARVLRILAEYLEPLSRFKKYQIVDTIVFFGSARAKPMKEAKARLREIESEIKELEAKGKVVPQSLIDAKAKAEMDVFMARYYEDAVELARLITEWSKGLSDANGYRFVVCSGGGPGIMEAANRGASKAKGLSIGLNISLPYEQKPNPYITNELAFEFHYFFMRKFWFVYLAKALVIFPGGYGTLDELFEVLTLLQTKKIKKKLLVLIYGSEYWKKIINFDAMVEYGVIDKDDLKLFKFADSPLEAFEYLKNELTKHHL
- a CDS encoding transglutaminase-like domain-containing protein; translation: MISEGYIVSLVKLLDDEDASVSKIAYEKLLNLGSNALPMLLKIKDVASDKAKSLLLEIVDVIRYRKYVDDVISFFAAPEKDIEKGSFLVAKFAYSEVNFKHYSEILDLMAVELRKRIYTKENFYDIVETVNKFFFVEQGFRGNMENYYDIDNALINRVIDRRLGIPITLSLIYILVGKRVNLPVCGIAMPGHFIVRYESNGFEIYVDPFDSGRIMTRAECEKFVSQIGYSEKDIYFKRATPELFVKLMFENLALAYKSNGYIANAQRLIEIIKLIENFR
- a CDS encoding cob(I)yrinic acid a,c-diamide adenosyltransferase codes for the protein MKIYTRTGDDGTTSLFAGGRVKKDNLRVEAYGTIDELNAILGIVRAISKDSMINEIIVDTQNLLFILGADLATPMGVENIKVKRITKDDVEKIEKFIDKIDENLEPLKNFILPGGTLLASFLHLARTVCRRAERRIVSFSEKEKINENVIPFVNRLSDLLFVLARYANKIENVDDIKWTG
- the ispE gene encoding 4-(cytidine 5'-diphospho)-2-C-methyl-D-erythritol kinase, coding for MDRIKLLSPAKINIGLRVLRKRGDGYHDIETIFHEVKLYDEIEIEISDYVELETNSSDVPVGFENLCLKAVRIFLESFGVHSGVKIYLKKNIPVGAGLGGGSSNSATVLKGLNILFGIGADDEHLSELGSLIGSDVPFFIKGGTAYATGRGEIIEPIDVEIPYKIVIVYPNIKVSTAWAYGNLKLRNHEGKESLKKVLLENIDKPHILKELVTNDFEEIVFSHFPIVGEVKERFYELGSVFSLMSGSGSAVFGFFEEIGEEKRREILKVFSGYQVFILS